Proteins from a single region of Bombus huntii isolate Logan2020A chromosome 2, iyBomHunt1.1, whole genome shotgun sequence:
- the LOC126873378 gene encoding protein giant-lens isoform X1, producing the protein MIGDRRERQEGSRARERMADLICFLLAMFGQLLVRESKGSLLGVELDETGEKFLNEYLSLDDGKHLAELQEFEDTAIELDLIDQKENHRPTLHQPPRVLYQIGDSEDELPECLDRSQVCSKVDLYGSPWVERQCRCPDGRTCPSSLHGDDGHTIVDKTRQYKLCEPVKRLPICRYFKDVTWTLAPGGGPANATVQRVYCRCRPGSVPYLVRRQAYRSAEGSPGFIYAFACSPQSRLRCQHKEPCRLFTVRKRRSSQLEEVNASPLCQCPKGHRCPRRHTDPGSLPARSYSGILEIKTYSGYCVPSQSHHSEAVYNV; encoded by the exons ATGATCGGTGATCGTCGCGAGAGGCAGGAAGGATCGCGTGCGCGCGAAAGGATGGCCGATTTGATCTGTTTCTTGCTAGCAATGTTCGGGCAATTGCTGGTTCGCGAGAGCAAGGGTAGTCTTCTTGGCGTAGAGCTCGATGAAACCGGTGAAAAATTTCTCAACGAGTATTTGTCTCTCGATGATGGCAAGCATCTCGCCGAGTTACAGGAGTTTGAAGATACAGCGATCGAACTCGATTTGATCGATCAGAAAGAGAACCATCGACCGACGTTACATCAGCCGCCCAGGGTGCTCTACCAAATCGGG gacAGCGAAGACGAATTGCCCGAGTGTTTGGACCGAAGCCAAGTTTGTAGCAAGGTGGATTTATACGGATCACCGTGGGTCGAGAGACAATGTCGTTGCCCGGATGGTCGTACCTGCCCCAGCAGTTTGCACGGAGACGACGGCCACACGATAGTCGATAAAACAAGGCAGTACAAGCTTTGCGAGCCGGTGAAACGTCTACCCATCTGTCGTTACTTCAA AGACGTCACCTGGACTTTAGCTCCTGGAGGGGGCCCGGCGAACGCGACGGTTCAGCGAGTTTATTGCCGATGTCGGCCAGGCAGCGTACCTTATCTAGTTCGAAGGCAGGCTTACAGGTCTGCGGAGGGAAGCCCAGGTTTTATATACGCATTCGCCTGTTCTCCGCAAAGC AGACTCCGTTGTCAGCATAAGGAACCTTGCCGACTGTTCACCGTACGTAAGAGACGGAGCTCGCAACTCGAAGAGGTAAATGCATCGCCTCTTTGCCAGTGTCCGAAAGGTCATCGATGTCCAAGGAGACACACAGATCCAGGATCGCTGCCAGCAAGATCTTACTCCGGCATCTTGGAGATTAAAACGTACAGCGGATACTGCGTACCTTCGCAATCGCATCATTCCGAAGCGGTTTATAACGTGTGA
- the LOC126873378 gene encoding uncharacterized protein LOC126873378 isoform X2, with protein sequence MIGDRRERQEGSRARERMADLICFLLAMFGQLLVRESKGSLLGVELDETGEKFLNEYLSLDDGKHLAELQEFEDTAIELDLIDQKENHRPTLHQPPRVLYQIGDSEDELPECLDRSQVCSKVDLYGSPWVERQCRCPDGRTCPSSLHGDDGHTIVDKTRQYKLCEPVKRLPICRYFKLVAIVRLIESIYQVAERSNRRHLDFSSWRGPGERDGSASLLPMSARQRTLSSSKAGLQVCGGKPRFYIRIRLFSAKQTPLSA encoded by the exons ATGATCGGTGATCGTCGCGAGAGGCAGGAAGGATCGCGTGCGCGCGAAAGGATGGCCGATTTGATCTGTTTCTTGCTAGCAATGTTCGGGCAATTGCTGGTTCGCGAGAGCAAGGGTAGTCTTCTTGGCGTAGAGCTCGATGAAACCGGTGAAAAATTTCTCAACGAGTATTTGTCTCTCGATGATGGCAAGCATCTCGCCGAGTTACAGGAGTTTGAAGATACAGCGATCGAACTCGATTTGATCGATCAGAAAGAGAACCATCGACCGACGTTACATCAGCCGCCCAGGGTGCTCTACCAAATCGGG gacAGCGAAGACGAATTGCCCGAGTGTTTGGACCGAAGCCAAGTTTGTAGCAAGGTGGATTTATACGGATCACCGTGGGTCGAGAGACAATGTCGTTGCCCGGATGGTCGTACCTGCCCCAGCAGTTTGCACGGAGACGACGGCCACACGATAGTCGATAAAACAAGGCAGTACAAGCTTTGCGAGCCGGTGAAACGTCTACCCATCTGTCGTTACTTCAAGTTAGTCGCGATCGTCCGTCTAATCGAGAGTATATATCAAGTAGCGGAACGATCAAAC AGACGTCACCTGGACTTTAGCTCCTGGAGGGGGCCCGGCGAACGCGACGGTTCAGCGAGTTTATTGCCGATGTCGGCCAGGCAGCGTACCTTATCTAGTTCGAAGGCAGGCTTACAGGTCTGCGGAGGGAAGCCCAGGTTTTATATACGCATTCGCCTGTTCTCCGCAAAGC AGACTCCGTTGTCAGCATAA